From the Priestia aryabhattai genome, one window contains:
- a CDS encoding immune inhibitor A domain-containing protein has translation MKSWKKILGTSFLATTVTLSGVGPLLMNGSTASAKTAQSEELPSSPIDMNTVPEERLANALKNQGVISQSATPQEVKKAVTSYINKKDAHKESMKGHKANKIDLKAKEMQTKQKEKFQRGEFANIKSQGNNAGNGVNVKPASQAKYKGQVRKDKVLVLLVEYADFKHNNVVQEPGYMYAKDFNRNHYQQLMFGNKDFTLFNGKKIKTFKQYYEEQSGGSYTVDGTVSDWLTVSGNAKEYGADNPAGGNDNAPGSKGPRNLVKEALAAAAKSGINLSDYDQFDQYDIDGDGNRNEPDGIVDHLMVIHAGTGQEAGGGKLGNDAIWSHRSTLGQVYKVPGTNMAAYDYTIEPEDGAVGVFAHEFGHDLGLPDEYDTQYTGQGEPVGVWSIMSGGSWAGEVAGTEPTSFSPQNKEFFQANMGGNWANIQQIDSKNITKSGSVSVVDQSVTKSKRPGIVKINLPKKAVQGIKPAFGSNYYYSKRGDDLHTTMTTPEFDLTTAKTAKFNYKAFYEVEAEYDYLYVKAILPDGSKVLLDTIGDKANSADGSAETSNEKWEDKSYDLTQFKGKKIKLQFEYVTDGGLALQGFALDNASLVVDGKTVFTDDAEGAPKVTLDGFEKTNGISYKDNYYYLEWRNYAGSDKALQFARGAKYNTGMLLWYADESYLDNWVGQHPGEGFLGVVDSHAHKVLYFNVNGISTTANSSRYQIADAAFSFDKAPAWAYSHKTWGTISSKESNGVTSFNDKKSYLDERIKDAGRLLPQNGLKLDVIGEAKDNSAGAVWIHK, from the coding sequence TTGAAAAGCTGGAAAAAGATTTTGGGGACATCTTTTCTTGCCACAACTGTTACATTAAGCGGAGTGGGACCATTACTTATGAATGGAAGTACTGCTTCAGCTAAAACCGCACAATCGGAGGAACTTCCAAGTTCACCAATTGATATGAATACAGTACCGGAAGAAAGATTGGCTAACGCACTGAAAAACCAAGGAGTTATTTCTCAAAGTGCAACACCGCAAGAAGTGAAGAAAGCCGTTACTTCTTACATAAACAAAAAAGATGCACATAAAGAGAGCATGAAGGGACATAAAGCTAACAAAATTGATTTAAAAGCTAAAGAAATGCAAACGAAACAAAAAGAAAAGTTTCAACGAGGTGAATTTGCTAATATTAAGTCTCAAGGAAACAATGCTGGGAATGGGGTAAATGTCAAACCTGCATCTCAGGCAAAGTATAAAGGACAAGTCAGAAAAGATAAAGTTCTTGTTCTTTTAGTCGAATACGCAGATTTTAAGCATAACAATGTCGTTCAAGAACCTGGTTACATGTATGCAAAAGATTTTAACCGAAATCACTATCAGCAATTAATGTTTGGAAATAAAGACTTTACGCTATTTAATGGAAAGAAAATTAAAACGTTTAAGCAATATTATGAAGAACAGTCTGGAGGTAGTTACACAGTAGATGGAACCGTTTCTGACTGGTTAACTGTATCTGGAAACGCAAAAGAATACGGAGCAGACAATCCAGCGGGAGGAAACGATAATGCGCCTGGATCTAAAGGGCCTCGTAATCTTGTAAAAGAAGCGCTTGCTGCAGCAGCAAAAAGCGGCATCAACCTTTCAGATTACGATCAGTTCGACCAGTATGATATCGATGGAGACGGCAACCGCAATGAGCCTGACGGCATAGTTGACCACTTAATGGTCATTCATGCTGGAACTGGGCAAGAAGCAGGTGGAGGCAAACTAGGAAACGATGCTATCTGGTCTCATCGCTCTACTTTGGGACAAGTGTATAAAGTTCCTGGAACAAACATGGCTGCTTATGATTATACAATTGAGCCAGAAGACGGAGCAGTCGGCGTTTTTGCTCATGAATTTGGTCATGATTTAGGTTTGCCTGATGAGTATGATACACAGTATACGGGACAAGGTGAGCCGGTAGGCGTATGGTCAATTATGAGTGGAGGAAGCTGGGCTGGTGAAGTCGCTGGAACAGAACCGACAAGTTTTTCCCCGCAAAATAAAGAGTTTTTCCAAGCAAATATGGGTGGAAACTGGGCAAACATTCAACAAATCGACAGCAAAAATATTACAAAATCGGGCTCTGTGAGTGTAGTTGATCAAAGCGTGACAAAGTCTAAACGACCAGGTATTGTGAAGATTAATTTACCTAAAAAAGCTGTTCAAGGTATTAAGCCTGCGTTTGGAAGCAATTATTACTACAGTAAACGCGGAGACGATCTGCATACGACGATGACGACGCCAGAGTTTGATTTAACAACGGCTAAAACAGCGAAGTTCAATTATAAAGCGTTTTATGAAGTAGAGGCAGAATATGATTATTTATATGTAAAGGCGATTCTTCCTGACGGTTCAAAAGTTCTGTTAGATACAATTGGTGATAAAGCAAATAGCGCAGACGGTTCTGCTGAAACGTCTAATGAAAAATGGGAAGACAAAAGCTATGACTTAACGCAGTTTAAAGGTAAAAAAATCAAGCTTCAATTTGAATACGTAACGGACGGAGGACTTGCTCTTCAAGGATTTGCTCTTGATAATGCTAGTTTAGTAGTGGATGGAAAAACGGTATTTACAGACGATGCTGAAGGAGCTCCAAAAGTAACGTTAGATGGATTTGAAAAGACAAACGGCATCAGCTATAAGGATAACTATTATTACCTTGAGTGGAGAAACTATGCAGGTAGTGATAAAGCACTTCAATTCGCACGAGGTGCAAAATATAATACAGGCATGCTGCTTTGGTACGCAGATGAAAGCTATCTTGATAACTGGGTAGGACAACATCCGGGTGAAGGATTCCTTGGTGTGGTTGATTCACATGCTCATAAAGTTCTGTACTTTAATGTAAATGGTATTAGCACCACAGCAAATTCAAGCCGATATCAAATTGCAGACGCGGCGTTCTCATTTGATAAAGCACCTGCTTGGGCATATTCTCATAAAACGTGGGGAACTATTTCATCTAAAGAATCAAATGGCGTTACAAGCTTCAACGACAAAAAATCGTATTTAGATGAAAGAATTAAAGATGCAGGGCGCTTGCTTCCTCAAAACGGATTAAAATTAGACGTGATTGGTGAAGCAAAAGACAATTCAGCTGGTGCTGTATGGATTCATAAGTAA
- the fumC gene encoding class II fumarate hydratase has translation MSYRIERDSIGEIKVAEDKLWGAQTQRSKENFPIGIEKMPIEVISAFAVLKKSAAISNHKLGKLSARKSEAIVQAANEIIEGKWNEHFPLVVWQTGSGTQSNMNVNEVISHRGNQLINGDETLHPNDDVNMSQSSNDTFPTALHIAAVLEVEDKLLPALKTLKETFAAKQEQFKDIIKIGRTHLQDATPLTLGQEISGWHHMLEKNEEMIKQSVEYMKELAIGGTAVGTGINAHPDFGDEVAKEISSTLGKTFISAPNKFHALTSHDQVVYAHGAIKALAADLMKIANDVRWLASGPRSGLGEITIPANEPGSSIMPGKVNPTQSEALTMVSAQVLGNDVTIGIAASQGNFELNVFKPVIIYNFLQSVRLLTDSMQAFNDKCAVGIEPNKEKIQHNLENSLMLVTALNPHIGYENAAKIAKLAHQEGTTLKEAAVKTGLLTEEQFEQWVNPANMIHPSK, from the coding sequence ATGAGCTATCGTATCGAAAGAGATTCAATTGGAGAAATCAAAGTGGCAGAAGATAAACTATGGGGAGCGCAGACGCAAAGAAGTAAAGAAAACTTTCCAATAGGGATTGAAAAAATGCCAATTGAAGTAATAAGCGCTTTTGCGGTTTTGAAGAAAAGTGCGGCTATTAGTAATCATAAACTAGGCAAACTATCAGCAAGGAAATCCGAAGCCATCGTGCAAGCTGCTAACGAAATTATTGAAGGGAAATGGAATGAACATTTTCCTTTAGTGGTATGGCAGACAGGAAGCGGAACGCAATCAAACATGAATGTAAATGAAGTGATTTCCCACCGAGGAAACCAGCTAATAAATGGCGACGAAACGCTTCATCCAAATGATGATGTGAATATGTCACAAAGCTCTAACGATACTTTTCCTACAGCTCTTCATATTGCAGCCGTACTAGAAGTCGAAGATAAATTATTGCCTGCTCTAAAAACATTAAAAGAAACGTTCGCTGCGAAGCAAGAGCAGTTTAAAGATATTATTAAAATAGGAAGAACCCATTTACAAGATGCTACACCGCTAACACTAGGACAAGAAATTAGTGGATGGCACCACATGCTCGAAAAGAATGAAGAAATGATTAAACAAAGCGTAGAGTATATGAAGGAGCTAGCTATTGGCGGTACAGCTGTTGGAACGGGGATAAATGCACATCCTGACTTCGGCGATGAAGTAGCGAAAGAAATCAGCAGCACGCTTGGAAAAACATTTATCTCAGCACCTAATAAATTTCATGCATTAACAAGTCACGATCAAGTAGTCTATGCCCACGGTGCAATCAAAGCGTTAGCTGCTGACTTAATGAAAATCGCCAATGACGTACGCTGGCTGGCAAGCGGCCCTCGGAGTGGATTAGGCGAAATTACAATTCCTGCTAACGAACCAGGAAGTTCTATTATGCCTGGGAAAGTAAATCCAACTCAAAGTGAAGCTCTAACAATGGTTTCTGCACAAGTGTTAGGGAATGACGTGACGATTGGCATTGCGGCTAGTCAAGGAAACTTTGAATTAAATGTGTTTAAGCCGGTTATTATTTATAATTTTCTACAATCAGTCAGACTGCTGACAGATTCCATGCAGGCTTTTAACGATAAATGTGCAGTAGGAATTGAACCCAACAAAGAAAAGATTCAGCATAATCTAGAAAATTCTCTTATGCTTGTAACAGCATTAAATCCGCACATTGGTTATGAAAATGCAGCTAAAATCGCCAAGCTTGCTCATCAAGAAGGAACGACATTAAAAGAAGCAGCGGTCAAAACAGGCCTTCTGACAGAAGAACAATTTGAGCAATGGGTAAATCCTGCTAATATGATTCATCCATCAAAATAA